CGCGAAGCGAGAGAAGCGAGGGGGCGAACCGCGCCGGAAGCTCGATCACGACCGTGTCGGGCGCGGACGTGGGTGGACCGCCCGGGTGAAGCGATGGAATCGGCCGCGCTCCGGCGGGACCCGCGAGGGCGTTGATCATGATCGTGGTCGTGATCGCCGCGACGATCCCGACGCCGCGAACCCGGGCATCGGGCACCCTGGGGATGCTCGGGTGGACCCTCTCGCCGCTCACGGCGCGCGCTCCTTCGTCGCGGAGGCGCGCTCGACCGAGAGGATCTGGATCTCGCCCCGCTCCGGATCCGCGACCGCCACCCGATCGAACCGGCTCACCGCGATCGCCCGCGGCTTCCACGGAACGGATGCGCCTCCGAGCTGTCGCTCGAGCAGGAGCTGGCCCGTCTCGCCATAGACGAGGATGCGCTGTCCCTGGGCGTCCGCCACGAAGAGTCCGCCGGCCGGATCGCACGCGAGATCCGCGGGAAGGATCGTCCCGGTCGAGTCGCGGAGCGGAATCGATCCGAGAAGGCGCCCCCCGGCGCCGAAGCGGCGGAGCACGGCGCGGTCGGCGTCGTGGATCCATCCCCCCTGTCCTGGAAGGAACGTCGCCGAGCTCGGCGTCCCGACCGACTCCTCGGGCGCGAGATAGCGCGTCCGCCGTTCCCGCTCCAGCCGGTCGTTCAGCTCGAGAAGATCCCGCTCCCTCACGGCGAGGAGCCAGAGTTTCCCGAACGGATCCACGAGGAGCCGCGCGCCGGGATCGAGCGCATCGGCCTGCACGTCCGC
This region of Candidatus Eisenbacteria bacterium genomic DNA includes:
- a CDS encoding NHL repeat-containing protein, with amino-acid sequence MSGTPSFLRTLFLALSALVAFPIHALAAPPIERDRPVGSPAGLRVERILDKDELERLGAPNPSRLVFDADGSLYALDMGRRRVVKLDPRGAPVLEWGGYGGDETSFSIPSDLAIDRRQSLLVLDRGKNQVAAFDGAGRYLGSRALGADVQADALDPGARLLVDPFGKLWLLAVRERDLLELNDRLERERRTRYLAPEESVGTPSSATFLPGQGGWIHDADRAVLRRFGAGGRLLGSIPLRDSTGTILPADLACDPAGGLFVADAQGQRILVYGETGQLLLERQLGGASVPWKPRAIAVSRFDRVAVADPERGEIQILSVERASATKERAP